A genomic window from Astatotilapia calliptera chromosome 12, fAstCal1.2, whole genome shotgun sequence includes:
- the golga3 gene encoding golgin subfamily A member 3 isoform X2 translates to MEVDTEQSVAAQMEANTYQEDHVIKSKEAQAHAVERETTFKKGLENPKDAKGDIHNGPVNSDVMPNGNGLAEGFDTAGDTLPLTAPPQSTSSPVNSQNRKPSPANQKPSLEMENEEKIRLEARRRLEEQLKQYRVQRQKERSHRTTTKSRPFSTLDPELMLHPEALPRASTVAMTKEYSFLRTSVPRGPKLGSLGIPPPKEKKSRSPRPNKIHSLADYKSPENGGGGGGGGGGGIKAADISSVNSTISSVSTLSEISVTSECGTSETEAQSGAPLHVRDSVSEIDGSESGVRPGNDGNDSDSSSYSSVSTRGTYGVLSAAVERQQGPYTVDGREIAPEAMGQFPSLQEVLQAATEEQHFLELEQEREGTAEPRSRRDSFSSSVSLESSVMGHDEVLQVLKEKMRLEGQLESLSSEANQALKEKTELQAQLATVNAQLQAKMEEAQVSKEKQSALTTEVGTLRQSCSQLEKAMVELQSSLENKNASLASLSNDLKVAEDQYNRLMGKVEEMQNAVTSRDNTVQELRQQMGGLQSQLQQVQLERSTLQSRLKTSQAEIDSLQQVRQWYQQQLALAQEARVRLQSEMANMQAGQMTQIGVLEHLKLENVTLSHQLTETQHRSIKEKERIAVQLQSIEADMLTQEAAYKQIQDAKSMVEDDLQHKLDEYEEERERLIKLANTASTLERELEQVKLTLSQKDAQLQTLQKEHLELMRQLTTTQENLHTKDQSINQLEARYQELEAQLAELQTESTAKDDNIQYLQNEKIVLEVALQAARADKSQLDESAERLGEDVLVASDVLDQLRQEVQVKANQIETLQQENNSLKKQAQKFKEQFLQQKVMVEAYRRDASSKDQLISELKSTKKRLLMEVKDLKQELLAAQGEKQKAELEQTRLQKEVVRVQEQMSNMEAHLQTIQNERDQLETQIQSLQFDQSQLAAVTQENEGLRKQVEQMEAEAKKAITEQKVRVKKLGTDLTSAQKEMKAKHKAYENAVGILSRRLQEALTDKETAEEELAKLKAQVSDEGNSQALQKKIETLQAELQAVTNSKAMLEKELQEVITLTSTELEEYQEKVLELEDELQESRCFKKRIRKLEDANKKLALELEHEKGKLAGLAQSHNALREHANILESALAKREADLVQLNLQVQAVLKRKEEEDQQMKQMVQSLQLALEKEKTKVMDLKEQVAAAKAEAAHNRRHYRAAMLELSEIKKDLQSKEDLVKALQKEAHKLQAQDEQHAQEVARFQEELAEAHSQLQILRKQLDDELAKQPLTNQEVEDLKWEVEQRQREIEAQKQQVEMMEQCHHRELDNLQTALQNIKVELESVQEELSSTRKDKFMLQAKVGELRNSMKTVLLQNQQLKQDFKQSRLRKQRMELKSDGNPSTPVTPVKIPDCPVPASLLDELLKPSTSVNKEPLNNLHNCLRQLKEEMDSLQRQMEEHTVTVHESMSSWTNAEEGLDQLRLQNNISNSTELNNMEVENNNHGEQQQS, encoded by the exons ATGGAAGTGGATACTGAGCAGTCAGTGGCAGCCCAGATGGAGGCCAATACTTATCAAGAGGACCATGTTATAAAATCCAAAGAGGCTCAAGCCCATGCTGTGGAGCGTGAAACGACATTTAAAAAAGGGCTGGAAAACCCAAAGGATGCAAAGGGGGATATTCATAACG GTCCTGTCAATTCAGATGTGATGCCAAATGGAAATGGACTGGCAGAGGGCTTTGATACTGCAGGGGACACCCTGCCTCTGACAGCTCCTCCCCAGAGCACCAGCTCCCCTGTCAACTCGCAGAACCGCAAGCCCTCCCCAG CCAACCAGAAACCATCActggagatggagaatgaggagaaGATTCGCCTAGAGGCTCGCCGGCGCCTGGAGGAGCAACTAAAACAGTACAGAGTGCagagacagaaggagagg TCTCATCGTACCACCACCAAGAGCAGACCATTCAGTACCCTGGATCCAGAACTTATGCTACATCCTGAGGCATTACCCCGGGCTAGTACTGTTGCCATGACCAAGGAGTATTCCTTCCTCAGGACCAGTGTCCCACGTGGTCCTAAACTTGGTAGCCTTGGAATTCCTCCTCCCAAAGAAAAGAAGTCCAGGTCACCTCGCCCTAACAAGATCCACTCCTTGGCTGATTACAAGTCTCCTGagaatggtggtggtggtggtggtggtggaggaggaggcatAAAGGCAGCAGACATAAGCTCTGTCAACTCCACTATTAGCTCTGTGTCCACACTGTCTGAGATCAGTGTGACGTCAGAGTGCGGTACTTCTGAGACAGAGGCACAGTCCGGTGCTCCCCTCCACGTCCGGGACAGTGTGTCAGAAATTGATGGCAGTGAATCAGGGGTAAGGCCCGGGAATGATGGCAACGACAGTGACAGCTCTTCCTATAGCAGCGTGTCTACCAGGGGAACCTACGGTGTGCTCTCTGCAGCAGTGGAGAGGCAGCAGGGGCCATACACAGTAGATGGACGCGAGATCGCCCCTGAGGCCATGGGTCAGTTCCCTTCCCTTCAGGAGGTTCTGCAAGCAGCCACTGAAGAGCAACACTTCCTGGAGCTGGAGCAGGAAAGAGAAGGGACAGCAGAGCCTCGTAGCCGCAGGGACAGCTTCTCCAGCAG tgTTTCTTTGGAGAGTTCTGTGATGGGTCATGATGAAGTGCTCCAAGTGTTGAAAGAGAAAATGAGGCTTGAGGGCCAGCTGGAATCCTTGTCATCTGAGGCCAATCAG GCTCTCAAGGAGAAGACAGAGCTTCAGGCCCAGCTTGCAACAGTGAATGCACAGCTGCAGGCTAAAATGGAGGAGGCTCAAGTCAGCAAGGAGAAGCAGAGTGCCCTCACTACAGAGGTTGGCACACTACGGCAAAGCTGTAGCCAGCTAGAGAAGGCTATGGTAGAGCTCCAGAGCAGTCTAGAGAACAAGAATGCCAGTCTGGCTTCTCTAAGCAATGATCTAAAGGTTGCTGAAGACCAGTACAACAGGCTGATGGGGAAGGTGGAGGAGATGCAAAACGCTGTAACCTCAAGGGACAATACAG TTCAGGAGTTGCGTCAGCAGATGGGTGGTCTTCAGAGTCAGCTTCAACAGGTGCAGCTGGAGCGCAGTACCCTACAGAGCCGACTGAAGACCTCCCAGGCCGAGATCGATTCACTTCAGCAGGTCAGACAGTGGTACCAGCAGCAGCTAGCTCTGGCCCAGGAGGCAAGAGTGCGTCTGCAAAGTGAAATGGCCAACATGCAG gctGGACAGATGACTCAGATTGGTGTTCTGGAGCATCTGAAGCTGGAAAATGTGACACTGTCACATCAACTCACTGAGACCCAGCACCGCTCCATCAAAGAAAAAGAACGCATCGCTGTACAGCTACAGAGCATTGAG GCCGACATGCTGACCCAAGAAGCTGCTTACAAGCAGATCCAGGATGCAAAGAGCATGGTGGAAGATGACCTGCAGCACAAGCTGGACGAGTATGAAGAAGAGCGAGAACGGTTAATAAAGCTTGCCAACACAGCCAGCACCCTGGAAAGAGAACTAGAGCAG GTAAAGCTGACCCTTTCCCAGAAGGATGCACAGCTGCAGACACTTCAGAAGGAACATCTGGAGCTGATGCGCCAGCTGACAACCACTCAGGAGAACTTGCACACCAAAGACCAGTCCATCAACCAGCTAGAGGCCCGATACCAGGAGCTGGAGGCCCAGCTGGCTGAGCTGCAGACAGAAAGCACTGCCAAGGATGACAACATCCAGTACCTCCAGAACGAAAAGATTGTCCTTGAGGTAGCACTGCAGGCAGCCCGAGCAGACAAGAGCCAACTTGATGAGAGTGCTGAGAGGCTTGGCGAGGATGTTCTGGTGGCCTCAGATGTCTTGGATCAACTACGACAGGAAGTCCAAGTCAAAGCCAATCAG attgaAACTTTACAACAAGAAAATAATTCCCTGAAGAAGCAAGCTCAGAAATTTAAGGAGCAGTTCCTGCAACAAAAG GTGATGGTGGAAGCATACCGCAGGGATGCCAGCTCCAAAGACCAGCTGATCAGTGAGCTCAAGTCCACCAAAAAGCGTCTATTGATGGAGGTGAAGGATCTGAAGCAGGAGCTACTGGCTGCTCAGGGGGAGAAGCAGAAGGCAGAGCTGGAGCAGACCCGGCTGCAAAAGGAAGTGGTGAGAGTGCAAGAGCAGATGAGTAACATGGAGGCCCATCTGCAAACCATTCAGAATGAAAGGGATCAGCTCGAAACCCAGATTCAG TCTCTACAGTTTGATCAGAGCCAGCTAGCAGCAGTGACACAGGAGAATGAAGGTCTAAGGAAACAGGTGGAGCAAATGGAGGCTGAAGCCAAGAA AGCCATCACTGAACAGAAGGTGCGTGTGAAGAAGCTGGGAACAGATTTGACCAGCGCTCAGAAGGAGATGAAGGCCAAACACAAGGCCTACGAGAACGCCGTGGGCATCCTGAGCAGGAGGCTCCAAGAGGCTCTGACTGACAAGGAGACTGCTGAGGAGGAGCTGGCTAAATTGAAGGCCCAGGTATCAGATGAAGGGAACAGCCAGGCCTTGCAG AAGAAGATTGAGACTCTACAGGCTGAACTGCAGGCTGTTACCAACAGCAAAGCTATGCTAGAGAAGGAACTTCAAGAAGTGATCACCCTAACGTCCACAGAGCTGGAAGAATACCAGGAGAAGGTTCTGGAGCTTGAAGATGAG CTTCAAGAATCGCGCTGCTTCAAGAAGCGGATCCGAAAGTTAGAAGATGCCAACAAGAAATTGGCACTTGAGCTGGAACACGAAAAAGGAAAACTGGCCGGATTAGCTCAGTCCCACAATGCACTGCGGGAGCATGCCAACATTCTGGAGTCGGCCTTAGCAAAGAGGGAGGCAGATCTTGTCCAGCTCAATTtgcag GTTCAAGCTGTTCTGAAGCgtaaagaggaggaggaccaGCAGATGAAGCAGATGGTACAAAGTCTACAGCTGGCCTTGGAAAAAGAGAAGACCAAAGTCATGGACCTGAAAGAACAG GTGGCAGCAGCAAAGGCTGAGGCAGCCCACAATAGACGGCACTACAGGGCAGCCATGCTGGAGCTGTCAGAGATCAAGAAGGACTTGCAGTCCAAAGAGGACCTGGTTAAAGCTCTGCAGAAAGAAGCCCACAAACTACA GGCTCAGGATGAGCAGCACGCTCAGGAGGTTGCCAGGTTCCAAGAGGAGCTGGCTGAGGCTCACTCCCAGCTCCAGATCCTCCGGAAACAACTGGACGATGAACTGGCAAAGCAGCCGCTCACTAACCAAGAG GTTGAAGATTTGAAGTGGGAGGTGGAGCAAAGGCAGAGGGAGATTGAAGCTCAGAAACAGCAGGTGGAGATGATGGAGCAGTGCCACCACAGGGAGCTCGACAACCTACAGACAGCTCTGCAG AATATTAAAGTGGAGCTGGAGTCGGTACAGGAGGAGCTGAGCAGCACTAGGAAGGACAAGTTTATGCTGCAGGCCAAAGTGGGTGAGCTGAGAAACAGCATGAAGACAGTCCTGCTTCAAAACCAGCAACTCAAACAGGACTTCAAACAGAGTCGTCTAAGGAAG cagcgCATGGAACTGAAAAGTGACGGGAACCCATCCACCCCAGTAACGCCAGTTAAGATCCCAGACTGCCCAGTGCCTGCCTCCCTACTGGATGAGTTGCTGAAGCCTTCGACTTCTGTCAACAAGGAGCCACTGAACAATCTCCACAACTGTCTACGACAGCTCAA ggAGGAGATGGACAGCCTCCAAAGGCAGATGGAGGAACACACAGTAACAGTACATGAGTCAATGAGCTCATGGACAAACGCAGAGGAAGGACTGGATCAACTGAGGCTTCAAAACAACATCTCCAACTCAACAGAGCTAAACAACATGGAGGTGGAAAATAACAACCATGGGGAACAGCAGCAATCATAA
- the golga3 gene encoding golgin subfamily A member 3 isoform X1, whose product MEVDTEQSVAAQMEANTYQEDHVIKSKEAQAHAVERETTFKKGLENPKDAKGDIHNGPVNSDVMPNGNGLAEGFDTAGDTLPLTAPPQSTSSPVNSQNRKPSPGVAAYPPMMLEKSEGASAEVTVHKSDALQSLRLSMPMQETELSNQKPSLEMENEEKIRLEARRRLEEQLKQYRVQRQKERSHRTTTKSRPFSTLDPELMLHPEALPRASTVAMTKEYSFLRTSVPRGPKLGSLGIPPPKEKKSRSPRPNKIHSLADYKSPENGGGGGGGGGGGIKAADISSVNSTISSVSTLSEISVTSECGTSETEAQSGAPLHVRDSVSEIDGSESGVRPGNDGNDSDSSSYSSVSTRGTYGVLSAAVERQQGPYTVDGREIAPEAMGQFPSLQEVLQAATEEQHFLELEQEREGTAEPRSRRDSFSSSVSLESSVMGHDEVLQVLKEKMRLEGQLESLSSEANQALKEKTELQAQLATVNAQLQAKMEEAQVSKEKQSALTTEVGTLRQSCSQLEKAMVELQSSLENKNASLASLSNDLKVAEDQYNRLMGKVEEMQNAVTSRDNTVQELRQQMGGLQSQLQQVQLERSTLQSRLKTSQAEIDSLQQVRQWYQQQLALAQEARVRLQSEMANMQAGQMTQIGVLEHLKLENVTLSHQLTETQHRSIKEKERIAVQLQSIEADMLTQEAAYKQIQDAKSMVEDDLQHKLDEYEEERERLIKLANTASTLERELEQVKLTLSQKDAQLQTLQKEHLELMRQLTTTQENLHTKDQSINQLEARYQELEAQLAELQTESTAKDDNIQYLQNEKIVLEVALQAARADKSQLDESAERLGEDVLVASDVLDQLRQEVQVKANQIETLQQENNSLKKQAQKFKEQFLQQKVMVEAYRRDASSKDQLISELKSTKKRLLMEVKDLKQELLAAQGEKQKAELEQTRLQKEVVRVQEQMSNMEAHLQTIQNERDQLETQIQSLQFDQSQLAAVTQENEGLRKQVEQMEAEAKKAITEQKVRVKKLGTDLTSAQKEMKAKHKAYENAVGILSRRLQEALTDKETAEEELAKLKAQVSDEGNSQALQKKIETLQAELQAVTNSKAMLEKELQEVITLTSTELEEYQEKVLELEDELQESRCFKKRIRKLEDANKKLALELEHEKGKLAGLAQSHNALREHANILESALAKREADLVQLNLQVQAVLKRKEEEDQQMKQMVQSLQLALEKEKTKVMDLKEQVAAAKAEAAHNRRHYRAAMLELSEIKKDLQSKEDLVKALQKEAHKLQAQDEQHAQEVARFQEELAEAHSQLQILRKQLDDELAKQPLTNQEVEDLKWEVEQRQREIEAQKQQVEMMEQCHHRELDNLQTALQNIKVELESVQEELSSTRKDKFMLQAKVGELRNSMKTVLLQNQQLKQDFKQSRLRKQRMELKSDGNPSTPVTPVKIPDCPVPASLLDELLKPSTSVNKEPLNNLHNCLRQLKEEMDSLQRQMEEHTVTVHESMSSWTNAEEGLDQLRLQNNISNSTELNNMEVENNNHGEQQQS is encoded by the exons ATGGAAGTGGATACTGAGCAGTCAGTGGCAGCCCAGATGGAGGCCAATACTTATCAAGAGGACCATGTTATAAAATCCAAAGAGGCTCAAGCCCATGCTGTGGAGCGTGAAACGACATTTAAAAAAGGGCTGGAAAACCCAAAGGATGCAAAGGGGGATATTCATAACG GTCCTGTCAATTCAGATGTGATGCCAAATGGAAATGGACTGGCAGAGGGCTTTGATACTGCAGGGGACACCCTGCCTCTGACAGCTCCTCCCCAGAGCACCAGCTCCCCTGTCAACTCGCAGAACCGCAAGCCCTCCCCAGGTGTGGCTGCTTATCCACCCATGATGCTAGAGAAGTCTGAGGGGGCTAGTGCTGAGGTCACGGTTCACAAGAGTGATGCATTGCAGTCACTCAGACTCAGTATGCCTATGCAGGAGACTGAACTGT CCAACCAGAAACCATCActggagatggagaatgaggagaaGATTCGCCTAGAGGCTCGCCGGCGCCTGGAGGAGCAACTAAAACAGTACAGAGTGCagagacagaaggagagg TCTCATCGTACCACCACCAAGAGCAGACCATTCAGTACCCTGGATCCAGAACTTATGCTACATCCTGAGGCATTACCCCGGGCTAGTACTGTTGCCATGACCAAGGAGTATTCCTTCCTCAGGACCAGTGTCCCACGTGGTCCTAAACTTGGTAGCCTTGGAATTCCTCCTCCCAAAGAAAAGAAGTCCAGGTCACCTCGCCCTAACAAGATCCACTCCTTGGCTGATTACAAGTCTCCTGagaatggtggtggtggtggtggtggtggaggaggaggcatAAAGGCAGCAGACATAAGCTCTGTCAACTCCACTATTAGCTCTGTGTCCACACTGTCTGAGATCAGTGTGACGTCAGAGTGCGGTACTTCTGAGACAGAGGCACAGTCCGGTGCTCCCCTCCACGTCCGGGACAGTGTGTCAGAAATTGATGGCAGTGAATCAGGGGTAAGGCCCGGGAATGATGGCAACGACAGTGACAGCTCTTCCTATAGCAGCGTGTCTACCAGGGGAACCTACGGTGTGCTCTCTGCAGCAGTGGAGAGGCAGCAGGGGCCATACACAGTAGATGGACGCGAGATCGCCCCTGAGGCCATGGGTCAGTTCCCTTCCCTTCAGGAGGTTCTGCAAGCAGCCACTGAAGAGCAACACTTCCTGGAGCTGGAGCAGGAAAGAGAAGGGACAGCAGAGCCTCGTAGCCGCAGGGACAGCTTCTCCAGCAG tgTTTCTTTGGAGAGTTCTGTGATGGGTCATGATGAAGTGCTCCAAGTGTTGAAAGAGAAAATGAGGCTTGAGGGCCAGCTGGAATCCTTGTCATCTGAGGCCAATCAG GCTCTCAAGGAGAAGACAGAGCTTCAGGCCCAGCTTGCAACAGTGAATGCACAGCTGCAGGCTAAAATGGAGGAGGCTCAAGTCAGCAAGGAGAAGCAGAGTGCCCTCACTACAGAGGTTGGCACACTACGGCAAAGCTGTAGCCAGCTAGAGAAGGCTATGGTAGAGCTCCAGAGCAGTCTAGAGAACAAGAATGCCAGTCTGGCTTCTCTAAGCAATGATCTAAAGGTTGCTGAAGACCAGTACAACAGGCTGATGGGGAAGGTGGAGGAGATGCAAAACGCTGTAACCTCAAGGGACAATACAG TTCAGGAGTTGCGTCAGCAGATGGGTGGTCTTCAGAGTCAGCTTCAACAGGTGCAGCTGGAGCGCAGTACCCTACAGAGCCGACTGAAGACCTCCCAGGCCGAGATCGATTCACTTCAGCAGGTCAGACAGTGGTACCAGCAGCAGCTAGCTCTGGCCCAGGAGGCAAGAGTGCGTCTGCAAAGTGAAATGGCCAACATGCAG gctGGACAGATGACTCAGATTGGTGTTCTGGAGCATCTGAAGCTGGAAAATGTGACACTGTCACATCAACTCACTGAGACCCAGCACCGCTCCATCAAAGAAAAAGAACGCATCGCTGTACAGCTACAGAGCATTGAG GCCGACATGCTGACCCAAGAAGCTGCTTACAAGCAGATCCAGGATGCAAAGAGCATGGTGGAAGATGACCTGCAGCACAAGCTGGACGAGTATGAAGAAGAGCGAGAACGGTTAATAAAGCTTGCCAACACAGCCAGCACCCTGGAAAGAGAACTAGAGCAG GTAAAGCTGACCCTTTCCCAGAAGGATGCACAGCTGCAGACACTTCAGAAGGAACATCTGGAGCTGATGCGCCAGCTGACAACCACTCAGGAGAACTTGCACACCAAAGACCAGTCCATCAACCAGCTAGAGGCCCGATACCAGGAGCTGGAGGCCCAGCTGGCTGAGCTGCAGACAGAAAGCACTGCCAAGGATGACAACATCCAGTACCTCCAGAACGAAAAGATTGTCCTTGAGGTAGCACTGCAGGCAGCCCGAGCAGACAAGAGCCAACTTGATGAGAGTGCTGAGAGGCTTGGCGAGGATGTTCTGGTGGCCTCAGATGTCTTGGATCAACTACGACAGGAAGTCCAAGTCAAAGCCAATCAG attgaAACTTTACAACAAGAAAATAATTCCCTGAAGAAGCAAGCTCAGAAATTTAAGGAGCAGTTCCTGCAACAAAAG GTGATGGTGGAAGCATACCGCAGGGATGCCAGCTCCAAAGACCAGCTGATCAGTGAGCTCAAGTCCACCAAAAAGCGTCTATTGATGGAGGTGAAGGATCTGAAGCAGGAGCTACTGGCTGCTCAGGGGGAGAAGCAGAAGGCAGAGCTGGAGCAGACCCGGCTGCAAAAGGAAGTGGTGAGAGTGCAAGAGCAGATGAGTAACATGGAGGCCCATCTGCAAACCATTCAGAATGAAAGGGATCAGCTCGAAACCCAGATTCAG TCTCTACAGTTTGATCAGAGCCAGCTAGCAGCAGTGACACAGGAGAATGAAGGTCTAAGGAAACAGGTGGAGCAAATGGAGGCTGAAGCCAAGAA AGCCATCACTGAACAGAAGGTGCGTGTGAAGAAGCTGGGAACAGATTTGACCAGCGCTCAGAAGGAGATGAAGGCCAAACACAAGGCCTACGAGAACGCCGTGGGCATCCTGAGCAGGAGGCTCCAAGAGGCTCTGACTGACAAGGAGACTGCTGAGGAGGAGCTGGCTAAATTGAAGGCCCAGGTATCAGATGAAGGGAACAGCCAGGCCTTGCAG AAGAAGATTGAGACTCTACAGGCTGAACTGCAGGCTGTTACCAACAGCAAAGCTATGCTAGAGAAGGAACTTCAAGAAGTGATCACCCTAACGTCCACAGAGCTGGAAGAATACCAGGAGAAGGTTCTGGAGCTTGAAGATGAG CTTCAAGAATCGCGCTGCTTCAAGAAGCGGATCCGAAAGTTAGAAGATGCCAACAAGAAATTGGCACTTGAGCTGGAACACGAAAAAGGAAAACTGGCCGGATTAGCTCAGTCCCACAATGCACTGCGGGAGCATGCCAACATTCTGGAGTCGGCCTTAGCAAAGAGGGAGGCAGATCTTGTCCAGCTCAATTtgcag GTTCAAGCTGTTCTGAAGCgtaaagaggaggaggaccaGCAGATGAAGCAGATGGTACAAAGTCTACAGCTGGCCTTGGAAAAAGAGAAGACCAAAGTCATGGACCTGAAAGAACAG GTGGCAGCAGCAAAGGCTGAGGCAGCCCACAATAGACGGCACTACAGGGCAGCCATGCTGGAGCTGTCAGAGATCAAGAAGGACTTGCAGTCCAAAGAGGACCTGGTTAAAGCTCTGCAGAAAGAAGCCCACAAACTACA GGCTCAGGATGAGCAGCACGCTCAGGAGGTTGCCAGGTTCCAAGAGGAGCTGGCTGAGGCTCACTCCCAGCTCCAGATCCTCCGGAAACAACTGGACGATGAACTGGCAAAGCAGCCGCTCACTAACCAAGAG GTTGAAGATTTGAAGTGGGAGGTGGAGCAAAGGCAGAGGGAGATTGAAGCTCAGAAACAGCAGGTGGAGATGATGGAGCAGTGCCACCACAGGGAGCTCGACAACCTACAGACAGCTCTGCAG AATATTAAAGTGGAGCTGGAGTCGGTACAGGAGGAGCTGAGCAGCACTAGGAAGGACAAGTTTATGCTGCAGGCCAAAGTGGGTGAGCTGAGAAACAGCATGAAGACAGTCCTGCTTCAAAACCAGCAACTCAAACAGGACTTCAAACAGAGTCGTCTAAGGAAG cagcgCATGGAACTGAAAAGTGACGGGAACCCATCCACCCCAGTAACGCCAGTTAAGATCCCAGACTGCCCAGTGCCTGCCTCCCTACTGGATGAGTTGCTGAAGCCTTCGACTTCTGTCAACAAGGAGCCACTGAACAATCTCCACAACTGTCTACGACAGCTCAA ggAGGAGATGGACAGCCTCCAAAGGCAGATGGAGGAACACACAGTAACAGTACATGAGTCAATGAGCTCATGGACAAACGCAGAGGAAGGACTGGATCAACTGAGGCTTCAAAACAACATCTCCAACTCAACAGAGCTAAACAACATGGAGGTGGAAAATAACAACCATGGGGAACAGCAGCAATCATAA